A section of the Humulus lupulus chromosome 2, drHumLupu1.1, whole genome shotgun sequence genome encodes:
- the LOC133817295 gene encoding protein MEI2-like 2 gives MEKHSEDSISGQIRGPYEIPPINFSRKAGNKLWGVMREKTDAYHATNDASLFSSSLPVLPHEKLNFTDLGNGGKSIDDGLPNLNKPEREKWSKDPLEDIEPIEIGSILPDDEDDLLAGLTDDFDLSGLPNQLEDMEDYDLFGSGGGMEMDFESQDGLSIGLSKMSISDGVSSNGINHYSLPNGVGTVAGEHPYGEHPSRTLFVRNINSNVEDSELRTLFEQYGDIRTLYTACKHRGFVMISYYDIRAARTAMRTLQNKPLRRRKLDIHFSIPKDNPSEKDINQGTLVVFNLDASVSNDELRQIFGAYGEVKEIRETPHKRHHKFIEFYDVRAADAALRALNRSDIAGKRIKLEPSRPGGARRNLMQQLTQELEQDETRSFRPQVGSPITNSPPGNWQFGNPVEHNPMQAFSKSPGIGSLSPVSSNHLTGLASILPPHVSNSPKIAPIGKDQGRFNQTNQIYNNGGSSQGAAYQQSHSFSDQKLSTSPGPISFSESNSNPPGIGTLSGPQFLWGSPTPYPERSSSSAWPISSGSRQLSSNGQGQGFTYTSRHGSLIGSSHHHVGSAPSVVPFERHFGFFPESPETSFTSPVGFGGVGLNRNNGNYMVNVGGRTALSAGIGLPGNITETGSPNFRMLSLPKPASVFIGNGSYVGSPSSNGEGLVERSRSRRVENNGNLDNKKQYQLDLDKIVTGEDARTTLMIKNIPNKYTSKMLLAAIDEFHRGTYDFLYLPIDFKNKCNVGYAFINMVSPAHIIPFYKAFNGKKWEKFNSEKVASLAYARIQGKAALVTHFQNSSLMNEDKRCRPIVFHSEGQETGDQEPFISSNLNICIRQPDGSYIGDPLDSPRGSLDEKIEY, from the exons ATGGAGAAGCATTCTGAGGATTCTATATCTGGACAAATCAGAG GACCTTATGAGATTCCACCAATTAACTTTTCTAGAAAAGCAGGAAACAAATTGTGGGGGGTAATGCGTGAAAAAACTGATGCATATCATGCAACAAATGATGCCAGCTTGTTTTCTAGCTCATTGCCTGTCCTTCCTCATGAGAAGT TGAATTTCACTGATTTAGGAAATGGTGGTAAATCAATTGATGATGGATTGCCTAATTTAAACAAACCTGAGCGAGAAAAGTGGAGTAAAGATCCTCTTGAAGATATAGAACCAATTGAAATTGGAAGCATCCTTCCTGACGATGAAGATGATCTTTTAGCTGGATTGACTGATGATTTTGACCTTAGTGGGCTGCCTAATCAGCTTGAGGATATGGAAGACTACGATCTTTTTGGCAGTGGAGGAGGAATGGAAATGGACTTTGAATCACAAGATGGTCTAAGTATAGGTTTATCTAAGATGAGCATCAGTGATGGGGTGTCTTCAAATGGTATTAACCACTATTCACTTCCAAATGGCGTGGGAACTGTGGCTGGGGAGCATCCTTATGGAGAGCATCCATCAAGAACCTTGTTTGTTCGAAATATTAACAGTAATGTAGAGGATTCTGAATTGAGAACTCTCTTTGAG CAATATGGAGATATCCGAACTTTGTACACGGCGTGCAAGCATAGAGGTTTTGTGATGATATCCTACTATGATATCCGAGCTGCTCGTACAGCAATGCGTACATTGCAGAACAAACCCTTGAGGCGGAGAAAACTTGACATTCATTTTTCAATTCCCAAG GACAACCCATCTGAAAAGGATATTAACCAAGGAACTCTTGTAGTATTTAATTTGGATGCATCAGTGTCAAATGATGAACTTCGTCAAATATTTGGGGCTTATGGGGAGGTCAAAGAG ATTAGAGAAACACCACACAAGAGACACCATAAGTTTATAGAATTTTATGATGTTCGAGCTGCTGATGCGGCTCTCAGAGCATTAAATAGGAGCGACATAGCTGGGAAACGAATAAAACTTGAACCAAGCCGCCCTGGTGGAGCTCGTCGGAA CTTAATGCAACAACTTACTCAAGAGCTTGAACAAGATGAAACCAGAAGTTTCCGACCTCAAGTTGGTTCACCAATAACCAACTCTCCTCCAG GTAACTGGCAATTTGGCAATCCAGTAGAACATAATCCCATGCAGGCTTTCAGTAAGTCTCCTGGTATAGGAAGTCTCAGCCCTGTAAGTAGCAACCACTTGACTGGGTTAGCTTCAATTCTCCCGCCTCATGTATCTAACTCTCCGAAGATTGCACCAATTGGCAAGGATCAGGGAAGGTTTAACCAGACAAATCAAATATATAACAATGGCGGGTCATCGCAAGGAGCAGCCTATCAGCAGTCACATTCTTTTAGTGATCAAAAACTGAGCACAAGCCCTGGTCCCATTTCTTTTAGtgaatcaaattcaaatccaCCTGGTATTGGAACATTGTCAGGTCCTCAATTTCTCTGGGGTAGTCCAACCCCTTATCCTGAGCGTTCAAGCTCTTCTGCTTGGCCTATATCATCTGGGAGTCGACAGCTCTCATCCAATGGACAGGGACAGGGATTTACGTACACTAGCCGGCATGGCTCTTTAATTGGATCATCTCACCATCATGTGGGATCGGCTCCATCAGTTGTTCCTTTCGAAAGGCACTTTGGCTTTTTCCCAGAGTCTCCAGAAACATCTTTCACAAGTCCAGTTGGATTTGGAGGGGTTGGTTTAAACCGTAATAATGGGAATTATATGGTGAATGTTGGTGGTCGTACAGCCTTGAGTGCTGGTATTGGTCTTCCAGGAAATATTACTGAAACCGGTTCACCTAACTTCAGAATGCTGTCTTTGCCAAAGCCTGCTTCAGTTTTCATTGGGAATGGTTCTTATGTAGGATCTCCATCGAGCAATGGTGAGGGATTAGTTGAACGTAGTCGGAGTCGGCGAGTTGAAAATAATGGAAACTTGGATAACAAGAAGCAGTACCAGCTTGATTTAGACAAAATTGTCACTGGGGAGGATGCCAGGACTACTTTAATGATTAAAAACATCCCCAACAA ATACACTTCAAAGATGTTGCTGGCTGCTATTGATGAATTTCACCGGGGCACTTATGATTTCTTATACTTACCAATTGATTTCAAG AATAAGTGCAATGTGGGTTACGCATTCATCAATATGGTGTCTCCAGCTCACATTATACCTTTCTATAAG GCATTTAATGGGAAGAAATGGGAGAAGTTTAATAGTGAGAAGGTTGCTTCTTTGGCGTATGCACGGATCCAGGGTAAGGCTGCCCTTGTGACACACTTCCAAAATTCAAGTCTAATGAATGAGGACAAGCGATGTCGGCCAATTGTCTTCCACTCGGAAGGTCAAGAGACTGGTGATCAG